A single region of the Flavobacteriales bacterium genome encodes:
- a CDS encoding transglycosylase domain-containing protein — protein MSLIYSLFLSIFLFVLAIEINFLWLFGNMPSIDMVSNPDLDVASEVYSADGVLLGKFFKENRDPVEYAELNTNIINALIVTEDVRFYQHWGIDFKSVAGAVVSTARGDKRGGSTLTQQLAKNLFKTRKKKSSGLLGYIPYVNTFVAKSKEWITAVKLEMFYTKEDILTMYLNTVDFGHNTFGIKVAAQSYFGVDPKDLDVHQAAMLVGMLKAPSHYSPLKHPERCLERRNVVISQLLKYGKITQEEHDIYKEKPLEVNFKEYSYSEGIAPYFRTAVAKSLVDWQNESGYNIFTDGLIIHTSIDSRMQLHAEKAVQIQMRQLQQRFKAHFGGRKPWTVTATAKNPDGFLMDIVRKSEVYRMWKKHYGKDEAKILEELNKKRKMEIFTWEGIKEVEFSSLDSIKHYAEFLHCGLMTIDPYSGQIKAYVGGINYDYFKYDHVSVAKNQPGSTFKPFVYATAIEQGMGPCDKISMAPITIKYKEKGEEKKWNPHNADWSMVYQDITLRYAMGRSINTATARLTEKVGWKNVIRTAKTMGIESPLEEVPSIGLGPSEVTLKELVGAYAVFMNKGVWNEPVLVTKITDRKGNVIAEFKPKSRPAMSAESAWLMTYMLRGTFEEPGGTSQALWEYKFVHGNEVGGKTGTSSNYSDGWYIGVTKDYITGVWVGADDNRIRFRTSETGEGARTALPIYGKYMDLMFADKRLLLTKGKFPAPSVKISKSYNCRTFAPPIDTTILTTDSIPAGIIPVEGGEIENPIVPAEENTNSGQ, from the coding sequence TTGAGTTTAATCTATTCCTTATTTCTGAGCATTTTTCTTTTTGTTCTGGCCATTGAAATCAATTTTTTATGGCTATTCGGAAATATGCCGAGTATCGATATGGTTTCGAATCCCGACCTCGACGTGGCTTCGGAGGTGTATTCGGCCGATGGTGTTTTATTGGGTAAATTCTTTAAAGAAAACCGCGATCCGGTTGAATATGCGGAACTCAACACGAATATCATCAATGCGCTTATAGTAACCGAAGATGTCAGGTTCTACCAACACTGGGGAATTGATTTTAAATCGGTTGCCGGTGCAGTGGTTTCAACAGCTAGAGGAGATAAACGGGGTGGAAGTACACTCACTCAACAGTTAGCCAAAAACCTATTTAAAACACGTAAAAAGAAATCATCGGGATTACTCGGATATATTCCTTACGTGAACACTTTTGTAGCCAAATCCAAAGAATGGATCACTGCGGTGAAACTGGAAATGTTTTATACCAAGGAGGACATCCTCACCATGTATCTGAATACCGTAGATTTCGGTCACAACACATTCGGGATAAAAGTTGCTGCTCAAAGTTATTTCGGAGTGGATCCGAAGGACCTCGATGTGCATCAGGCTGCGATGTTGGTGGGAATGTTAAAGGCCCCATCGCATTATAGTCCCTTAAAACATCCGGAGCGTTGTTTGGAACGTCGCAATGTAGTTATAAGTCAATTATTAAAATACGGCAAGATCACGCAGGAGGAACATGATATTTACAAGGAAAAACCGCTGGAAGTTAATTTCAAGGAATATTCCTATAGCGAAGGTATAGCTCCTTATTTCAGAACAGCAGTTGCAAAATCGCTGGTGGACTGGCAAAACGAAAGCGGATACAATATTTTCACTGACGGATTAATCATCCATACCTCCATCGATTCCAGAATGCAGCTTCATGCCGAAAAGGCGGTGCAAATTCAAATGCGTCAACTTCAACAGCGATTTAAAGCGCATTTCGGAGGTAGAAAGCCATGGACAGTTACTGCTACAGCAAAGAATCCGGATGGATTTTTAATGGATATCGTCCGGAAATCGGAAGTATACCGAATGTGGAAAAAACATTATGGTAAAGACGAAGCCAAAATTCTTGAAGAGCTCAACAAAAAGCGGAAAATGGAAATTTTCACTTGGGAGGGTATCAAGGAAGTTGAATTTTCATCGCTCGATTCCATTAAGCACTATGCCGAATTCCTGCATTGCGGACTCATGACCATCGATCCTTATTCGGGTCAGATCAAAGCTTATGTTGGCGGAATCAATTATGATTATTTTAAATATGATCATGTAAGCGTTGCTAAAAACCAACCGGGGTCTACATTTAAACCCTTTGTATATGCTACTGCTATAGAGCAGGGAATGGGACCATGCGATAAAATTTCTATGGCACCTATTACCATCAAATACAAGGAAAAAGGTGAAGAAAAAAAATGGAATCCGCACAATGCCGATTGGTCCATGGTGTACCAGGATATTACATTGCGCTATGCCATGGGTAGATCCATCAATACGGCAACTGCACGCTTAACTGAAAAAGTGGGTTGGAAAAATGTAATTCGCACTGCCAAAACGATGGGAATTGAAAGTCCATTGGAAGAAGTGCCTTCCATTGGTTTAGGACCGAGTGAAGTCACCCTAAAAGAACTGGTAGGTGCCTACGCGGTATTTATGAATAAAGGGGTTTGGAACGAGCCTGTTTTGGTTACCAAAATTACCGATCGTAAAGGGAATGTAATTGCAGAATTTAAACCGAAAAGTCGACCCGCCATGAGTGCCGAGTCGGCCTGGTTAATGACCTACATGCTCCGGGGGACATTTGAAGAACCCGGTGGAACATCACAAGCATTGTGGGAATATAAATTTGTGCATGGCAATGAAGTAGGAGGGAAGACAGGTACATCCAGCAATTACTCCGATGGCTGGTACATTGGTGTAACGAAAGATTACATCACCGGGGTGTGGGTTGGAGCAGATGATAACCGGATTCGTTTCCGTACTTCCGAAACGGGAGAAGGTGCTCGTACAGCATTGCCGATTTATGGTAAGTACATGGATTTAATGTTTGCCGATAAGCGATTGTTGTTGACGAAAGGAAAATTCCCTGCACCGAGTGTAAAAATTTCTAAAAGCTATAATTGCAGAACCTTTGCACCACCAATTGATACTACCATTCTTACCACCGACTCCATACCTGCAGGCATAATTCCTGTTGAAGGTGGAGAAATTGAAAATCCGATAGTTCCGGCTGAAGAAAATACAAATAGTGGTCAATAG
- a CDS encoding XylR N-terminal domain-containing protein: protein MPNKQNPFLSSPGDMPKSPDEYVLELAELKKKVEELERENALLKNGIRNFSLKGETVKVPHFFKPIFDRAQQTVGNYFKEIDIRPEEGSIVIHDQRYVLVRASALSIDFFEKLIDLYADKGLDSAIHTGRNFLFDIAHVIGQQDANNFHVQMGLKNPVERLSAGPVHFAYTGWAFVDIAEDSRPEPGDEFLLKYDHPFSFEADSWIKAGKKADFPVCIMNAGYSSGWCEASFGTPLTAVEVTCRAKGDDKCTFIMAPPHRIKDYLPKGTNDENGENVYSIPMFFERKQAEEAIKNSLKEKELLLKEIHHRVKNNLQIISSLLKLQSAYIQSPEILQVISDSQDRIKTMAIVHEKLYQSNLGWVDLSDYLCTIAESMIESVGQEGDTGIELVTDFQTELITLKIDQAIPIGLIINEIITNALKYAFPENQAGKIIKIVGRRMENNRLKLEIGDNGQGLPDEFKREDSTSFGMELIRLLTEQLDGELSIKNTNGTWFQFEFPLESL, encoded by the coding sequence TTGCCAAACAAGCAAAATCCTTTTCTTTCATCACCTGGTGATATGCCTAAATCGCCGGATGAATATGTATTGGAATTAGCAGAGCTAAAAAAGAAGGTAGAAGAACTGGAGCGTGAAAATGCCCTGCTGAAAAATGGAATCAGAAATTTTTCGCTCAAAGGGGAAACGGTTAAAGTCCCTCACTTCTTTAAACCGATATTCGACAGGGCGCAACAAACCGTTGGTAATTACTTTAAAGAAATTGATATCCGCCCGGAAGAAGGAAGTATTGTGATTCACGATCAACGTTACGTTTTAGTTCGTGCTTCTGCCTTATCGATCGATTTTTTCGAAAAGCTAATTGACCTTTACGCGGATAAAGGATTGGATTCTGCCATTCACACCGGAAGGAATTTCCTGTTCGATATTGCACACGTAATTGGTCAGCAGGACGCCAATAATTTCCATGTTCAAATGGGATTAAAAAATCCGGTAGAACGCTTGTCGGCCGGTCCTGTACATTTCGCCTACACCGGTTGGGCATTTGTGGATATTGCAGAGGATAGTCGACCCGAACCGGGCGATGAGTTTTTATTAAAATACGATCATCCGTTTTCTTTCGAAGCCGACAGCTGGATAAAGGCAGGCAAAAAGGCTGATTTTCCGGTTTGCATTATGAATGCCGGTTATAGTTCCGGATGGTGCGAAGCAAGTTTTGGAACGCCACTAACAGCCGTAGAAGTAACCTGCAGAGCAAAGGGAGATGATAAATGTACTTTTATCATGGCTCCTCCACATCGCATCAAGGATTATTTACCCAAGGGAACAAATGATGAAAATGGAGAAAATGTCTATTCCATCCCCATGTTCTTTGAGCGTAAACAAGCCGAAGAAGCGATTAAAAATTCACTCAAAGAAAAAGAACTTCTATTAAAGGAAATTCATCACCGGGTGAAGAATAATCTTCAAATCATATCTAGTTTATTAAAGCTGCAATCAGCCTATATTCAAAGTCCCGAAATCCTTCAAGTCATCTCCGACAGTCAGGATCGCATTAAAACGATGGCCATCGTCCATGAGAAACTCTACCAGAGTAATCTGGGCTGGGTCGATTTGTCCGATTATCTCTGTACCATTGCCGAATCCATGATAGAATCGGTAGGTCAGGAAGGGGATACGGGGATTGAATTGGTGACGGATTTCCAGACTGAACTTATAACCTTAAAAATTGACCAGGCCATTCCTATCGGATTAATCATCAATGAAATTATAACCAATGCATTAAAATATGCTTTCCCGGAAAATCAAGCCGGTAAAATCATAAAAATCGTTGGGCGTCGCATGGAGAATAATCGTTTAAAACTCGAAATAGGCGATAACGGACAAGGCTTACCGGATGAGTTTAAACGTGAAGATTCGACCTCCTTTGGAATGGAATTAATCCGACTTTTAACTGAGCAATTAGACGGAGAATTATCTATAAAAAACACCAATGGAACCTGGTTTCAGTTTGAGTTTCCTTTGGAATCGTTGTAA
- the accD gene encoding acetyl-CoA carboxylase, carboxyltransferase subunit beta yields the protein MGWFKRNKEGITTSTKDKKETPEGLWYKCPECNHVTTTEEHALKLWVCEKCAYHDKLSAEQYFHVFFDDDKYTEFAENITSGDPLEFVDTKKYNDRIKDTIAKTGLKDAIRTAYGKIEGRTTVIACMDFGFIGGSMGSVVGEKIARAVDMAIQKKAPLIIISKSGGARMMEAGFSLMQMAKTSAKLTQLAEAKLPYISLLTDPTTGGVTASYAMLGDINVSEPKALIGFAGPRVVKETIGRDLPEGFQTAEFLLEKGFLDYIVDRQNIKHEIAKSIEFFMS from the coding sequence ATGGGATGGTTTAAACGGAATAAGGAAGGGATTACTACCTCGACTAAGGACAAGAAAGAAACGCCTGAAGGTTTGTGGTATAAATGTCCCGAATGTAATCACGTTACCACTACAGAAGAACATGCCCTTAAACTCTGGGTTTGCGAAAAATGTGCGTATCACGATAAATTATCGGCCGAGCAATATTTTCACGTGTTTTTCGATGACGACAAATACACTGAATTTGCCGAAAATATCACCTCCGGAGATCCGCTTGAATTTGTTGACACCAAGAAATACAACGACCGGATTAAAGACACCATTGCAAAAACCGGATTAAAAGATGCGATTCGCACTGCCTATGGTAAAATTGAGGGTCGCACCACAGTGATTGCTTGTATGGATTTCGGTTTTATTGGTGGTTCTATGGGCAGTGTTGTAGGCGAAAAAATTGCGCGCGCTGTGGATATGGCTATTCAGAAAAAGGCTCCATTGATTATCATTTCAAAATCAGGCGGTGCCCGAATGATGGAAGCTGGTTTTTCATTAATGCAAATGGCAAAAACTTCTGCTAAACTCACTCAGCTTGCCGAAGCTAAATTGCCATATATTTCATTACTGACCGATCCAACCACAGGTGGTGTAACCGCATCCTATGCTATGCTGGGCGACATTAACGTTTCAGAGCCTAAAGCCTTAATTGGATTTGCCGGTCCGCGTGTTGTAAAAGAAACCATTGGTCGCGATTTACCCGAAGGATTCCAAACAGCCGAATTTTTACTTGAAAAAGGATTTTTAGATTATATCGTTGATCGTCAGAATATTAAACACGAAATAGCGAAGTCGATAGAATTCTTTATGTCATAA
- a CDS encoding class I fructose-bisphosphate aldolase, whose translation MSVNVANLLGKDAELLLNHQCKTIDKSLLQAPGADFTERIFAGTNRNPQVLRSIESIYNHGRLAGSGYVSILPVDQGIEHSAGASFAPAPQYFDPENIVKLAIEGGCNAVASTYGVLASCSRKYAHKIPFIVKINHNEFLSYPNKYDQIMFGSVDEAWNLGAVAVGATIYFGSDESARQIQEVAAAFERAHELGMATILWCYLRNSGFKKDGVDYHTAADLTAQANHLGVTIQADIIKQKLPENNGGYNAINFGKTHKKVYTELSSDHPIDLTRYQVANCYMGKIGLINSGGASTGSGESDLTEAVRTAVINKRAGGHGLISGRKAFQKPMNEGVALLNAIQDVYLDKSVSIA comes from the coding sequence ATGTCTGTAAATGTAGCCAACCTTTTAGGGAAAGATGCTGAACTGCTTCTTAACCATCAGTGCAAAACCATTGATAAATCTTTACTTCAGGCCCCGGGTGCCGATTTTACCGAGCGTATTTTTGCCGGTACCAATAGAAATCCGCAGGTTTTAAGAAGTATCGAATCGATTTATAATCACGGTCGACTCGCTGGTTCGGGCTATGTTTCCATTTTGCCGGTTGACCAGGGAATTGAACACTCTGCAGGTGCTTCCTTTGCTCCTGCTCCACAATATTTCGATCCGGAAAACATTGTAAAGCTTGCCATTGAAGGCGGGTGTAATGCTGTTGCTTCCACCTATGGGGTATTAGCATCATGTTCCAGAAAATATGCGCATAAAATTCCTTTCATTGTAAAGATCAATCACAATGAATTCTTATCGTATCCCAACAAATACGATCAGATCATGTTCGGAAGTGTTGATGAAGCATGGAATCTCGGTGCTGTTGCAGTTGGTGCAACGATTTATTTTGGTTCGGATGAATCTGCCCGTCAAATTCAGGAAGTGGCTGCTGCATTCGAGCGTGCGCATGAATTGGGAATGGCAACCATTTTGTGGTGCTATTTAAGAAACAGCGGATTTAAAAAGGATGGCGTAGATTATCACACTGCCGCTGATTTAACTGCTCAGGCCAATCACCTGGGTGTTACCATTCAGGCTGATATTATAAAACAAAAATTACCGGAAAACAATGGTGGATACAATGCCATCAACTTTGGTAAAACTCATAAAAAAGTGTACACCGAGTTAAGCTCAGATCACCCAATTGATTTAACGCGTTATCAGGTGGCCAATTGCTATATGGGTAAAATCGGATTAATCAATTCCGGTGGAGCTTCTACAGGTAGCGGAGAGTCTGATTTAACAGAAGCAGTTCGTACTGCCGTTATTAATAAAAGAGCGGGTGGACACGGACTAATCTCTGGTCGTAAAGCTTTTCAGAAGCCAATGAATGAAGGTGTAGCTCTTCTTAATGCCATTCAGGATGTATACCTGGATAAAAGTGTAAGTATTGCCTAA
- the rpsO gene encoding 30S ribosomal protein S15 encodes MYLTKEVKKEIFKKHGGAATNTGSTEGQIALFTTRILHLTGHLKANKGDKATQKSLLDLVGKRKSLLDYLKAKDITKYRKLIEELNIRK; translated from the coding sequence ATGTATCTGACTAAAGAAGTAAAGAAGGAAATTTTTAAAAAGCACGGTGGTGCTGCAACCAATACTGGAAGTACAGAAGGGCAAATTGCACTTTTTACTACACGTATTCTTCACCTTACCGGCCATCTGAAAGCAAATAAAGGAGATAAAGCAACTCAAAAATCCTTGTTGGATTTAGTAGGTAAGCGTAAGAGTCTTCTTGATTACCTCAAGGCTAAAGACATTACTAAATATCGTAAACTCATCGAAGAACTTAACATTCGTAAGTAA
- a CDS encoding BamA/TamA family outer membrane protein, with translation MEQGQYLLVKNTIIIEGQGDVKPSELEYVLKQKPNRKIFGSIPFHLFMYNLPNPQKLEKKALKRKAKCEQRSKKLQVELDSLNAQIDRDRKRLKATRGKDSVKTAREIYNLELKRIDLEEKMEECKPTWREWMRYTVGEEPVTLDSSKVISSLKNLNVLLFKKGYFNNYVRDSIVLDSSKRKAEVIYVVKLNSPYVIRNINYSIKDQKLNRLIDNANKDGESLIHSGANLSFDALDHERDRITTYLKDKGYHFFSKEFIYFDIDSSIGNKQVDLVMGVKNALKQSPVYPDSLIEVPHQRFVIADIFINTDYDPAIANSSDKRRVDLYDTLYDKNTLEHYFIYLKHRGLRFKPHVLLNSIYIKRAYTYRAKEVEATFKKLSSLGVFRSINIKFEINPDDPTGTSLNCYINLSQFARQSVSLESNGTNRGGNLGIAGNFTYRNKNTFRGAETFKFSMSGGIEAQQVLANEDQSLGEETGIGVLKTFNTLEFGPEVSLYIPKFLSPFNLVQLEKTASPKTVFTATLNYQNRPDFSRTIQDVSFAYEWKKGDNINFYFSPTKLSAVKINPDSSFTARLEQINDQFLLNSYRDHFIIGNQFRFEYNNLDVNKPNRNTIYLKVGLEQSGNLMRLGYELAGMSSDSVGKIFGIQFAQFIKTDIDFRFTQIFNRSSKMVYRVAGGIGLPQKNFNQSLPFEKSFFVGGANGLRGWKARTLGPGGYMPAQLAFDKIGDVYLEGNLEYRFDLFGFLKAAMFVDAGNIWNLRENTARPGSQISENFYKELAMDGGLGLRFDLDFFIIRFDFAIPLKEPGLMEGERWIFQDKDASNAWLNARGAADYKARVNLNLGIGYPF, from the coding sequence TTGGAACAGGGTCAATACCTATTGGTAAAAAATACGATTATTATTGAAGGTCAGGGCGATGTAAAGCCATCTGAACTGGAATATGTTTTAAAACAAAAGCCCAACCGAAAAATTTTCGGATCTATTCCTTTCCATTTATTCATGTACAATTTGCCTAACCCGCAAAAACTGGAAAAAAAGGCCCTAAAGCGAAAGGCAAAATGTGAACAACGAAGCAAAAAACTGCAGGTTGAACTCGATAGCCTCAATGCACAAATCGATCGCGACCGCAAACGACTAAAGGCTACCAGAGGTAAAGACTCCGTTAAAACCGCCAGAGAGATTTATAATCTGGAATTGAAGCGCATCGACCTGGAAGAAAAAATGGAAGAATGCAAACCCACCTGGAGGGAATGGATGCGCTATACCGTTGGAGAGGAACCGGTGACCTTAGATTCGTCGAAAGTGATTTCCTCCTTGAAAAACCTCAATGTTCTTCTATTTAAAAAAGGATATTTTAACAATTATGTTCGCGATTCCATTGTGCTGGATTCATCGAAACGTAAAGCAGAGGTGATTTATGTTGTAAAACTTAATTCACCCTATGTGATCCGGAATATCAATTATTCCATTAAGGACCAGAAATTAAATCGACTTATTGATAATGCCAATAAAGATGGCGAATCATTAATTCATTCCGGCGCTAATTTAAGTTTTGATGCGCTCGACCACGAACGCGACCGAATTACCACTTATTTAAAAGATAAAGGCTACCACTTCTTTTCTAAAGAATTTATTTATTTCGATATCGATTCATCCATCGGCAATAAACAAGTGGATCTGGTTATGGGCGTTAAAAATGCACTTAAACAATCCCCTGTTTATCCGGATTCGTTAATTGAAGTCCCCCATCAACGCTTTGTGATTGCCGATATTTTTATCAATACCGATTACGATCCGGCCATTGCCAATAGCTCTGATAAACGAAGGGTAGATCTGTATGACACGCTCTATGATAAAAATACACTGGAACATTATTTTATCTATTTAAAACATCGAGGACTTCGCTTTAAACCGCATGTCCTATTAAATTCCATTTATATTAAAAGAGCTTATACATACCGGGCCAAGGAGGTTGAGGCGACTTTTAAGAAGTTGTCTTCACTAGGTGTATTTCGATCCATCAATATCAAGTTTGAAATTAATCCCGACGATCCCACCGGAACATCATTGAATTGCTACATCAATTTAAGTCAGTTCGCCCGCCAGAGCGTTTCACTGGAATCAAACGGAACCAACCGTGGAGGTAATCTGGGAATCGCTGGAAATTTTACCTACAGAAATAAAAACACATTCCGCGGTGCCGAAACATTTAAGTTCTCCATGTCCGGAGGTATCGAAGCACAGCAGGTACTTGCCAATGAGGACCAATCACTCGGTGAAGAAACAGGGATTGGCGTTTTAAAAACCTTCAACACGCTGGAATTCGGACCTGAAGTTTCCCTCTATATCCCCAAGTTTCTTTCTCCGTTTAATCTGGTGCAACTGGAAAAAACGGCTTCTCCGAAAACGGTATTTACGGCGACCCTCAACTATCAGAATCGTCCTGACTTTTCCAGAACCATTCAGGATGTATCCTTTGCCTATGAATGGAAAAAAGGAGATAACATCAATTTTTATTTTAGTCCCACCAAACTATCCGCCGTAAAAATCAATCCGGATTCTTCCTTTACTGCACGTTTGGAACAGATCAACGACCAATTCCTCCTTAATTCCTATCGCGACCACTTTATCATTGGTAACCAGTTTCGTTTCGAATACAACAATCTTGATGTAAATAAACCAAATCGGAATACGATTTATTTAAAGGTTGGCCTGGAACAGAGTGGAAATTTAATGCGCTTAGGTTATGAGTTGGCCGGAATGAGCAGCGACAGCGTAGGTAAAATCTTCGGAATTCAGTTTGCTCAATTTATTAAAACGGATATCGATTTCCGCTTTACTCAAATCTTTAACCGCTCCAGTAAAATGGTATATCGCGTTGCCGGAGGAATAGGTTTACCACAGAAAAACTTTAACCAATCGCTTCCCTTCGAAAAAAGCTTTTTTGTTGGTGGTGCCAATGGCTTACGTGGATGGAAAGCCAGAACGCTGGGTCCCGGTGGATATATGCCTGCTCAATTAGCTTTTGATAAAATCGGTGATGTGTACCTGGAAGGTAATCTGGAATATCGATTCGACCTTTTTGGTTTCTTAAAAGCGGCCATGTTTGTAGATGCCGGAAACATTTGGAACTTAAGGGAAAACACGGCTCGTCCCGGTTCTCAGATCTCCGAAAATTTCTATAAAGAGCTAGCTATGGATGGTGGATTGGGTTTGCGTTTTGACCTTGATTTTTTCATTATCCGATTCGATTTTGCTATTCCCTTGAAAGAACCCGGGTTAATGGAAGGCGAGCGTTGGATTTTTCAGGATAAGGATGCCTCCAATGCATGGTTAAATGCCCGTGGAGCAGCTGATTATAAAGCAAGAGTAAATCTAAATCTCGGAATTGGTTACCCATTCTGA
- a CDS encoding 2'-5' RNA ligase family protein, translating into MNNNLYFLAILFPEQISKEIIQLKSEIATITQSKHALKIPPHITIIPPFQCKQEDLSSILPLLDSVICNGKPFSTTCHNFGSFRKDVLFINCEPSNEAFRLRDELKVILPNLFKRDYGAWHPHITLAFRDLSEAGFTKGKQYLETKNYHCEFQTHEITLLHQVNGMWQAHHTFKLNSVS; encoded by the coding sequence ATGAATAATAATCTCTATTTCCTGGCCATCCTTTTTCCGGAGCAAATTTCAAAGGAAATCATTCAATTAAAATCGGAAATCGCAACAATTACGCAATCCAAGCACGCACTTAAAATTCCACCTCACATTACCATTATTCCTCCATTTCAATGTAAGCAGGAGGATTTAAGTTCAATTCTACCGCTGCTGGATTCGGTGATTTGTAATGGGAAACCATTCAGCACTACCTGTCACAATTTCGGATCCTTTAGAAAGGATGTTTTATTTATCAATTGTGAACCCTCTAATGAAGCATTCCGGCTCAGGGATGAATTAAAAGTTATTCTGCCCAATTTGTTTAAACGCGATTACGGAGCCTGGCATCCCCATATTACCTTGGCGTTTCGCGATCTTAGTGAAGCTGGTTTTACAAAAGGTAAACAGTACCTGGAAACTAAGAACTATCATTGCGAATTTCAAACGCATGAAATTACTTTGTTGCATCAGGTGAATGGGATGTGGCAGGCACATCATACATTTAAACTTAATTCAGTGTCATGA